The stretch of DNA GAAGCATGTTTGTTTTTCAGCGGCCGTATCGGGCTGTGTTGATCAGTTATCCTAAACAAAAAGAACTAAAAGAGACTGTTTTTAACTTATTATAGCATGAAAACTTTATACGACCAAGCTATCCTAGAGAAAGACCCAATTGCTAATCATGGACGTCCCTATCAGCAGTGCTCGATAAGTGTCATGGATACGATTGCTGATCCTAATATTACTTTTGATGAAAAAGGGATAAGCCACTACTATTATAAATATAAGGAGGAAGAGAGTCGCTTTGTTTTAAAAGGGGAAGCAGGGCAGCAAAAGCTAAAAGAAGCCATCGAAAAAATTAAATCGGCTGGTAAAAGCAAAGCATATGACTGTATTTTGGGCTTAAGTGGCGGGGTGGATAGTACTTATCTTTGTCTCTTAGCTAAGGAAAAAGGATTAAGGCCTTTGGTTGTTCATTGTGATAATGGTTGGAACTCAGAATTAGCACAGCATAATATCGAACAAACGGTCAATCGCTTAGGGTTTGATCTTTTTACTTACGTTATCAATTGGCCAGAATTTCGAGAACTACAGCTGTCTTATCTTAAAGCTTCGGTGGTAGACATAGAAGTGTTGACTGATCATGCCTTTATGGCGGTCCTTTATGAACAAGCACGCAAATGGAACATCAAATATGTCCTGGCAGGGATGAATATTGTGACCGAGCAAGTGCTGCCGTCCCATTGGATCTACAACAAAGGAGATTCCGTCAATATTAAAGCGATCCAAAAAAAGCACGGTAGTATTCCGTTGAAAGGCTTAAAAAGTTTTCCTTTTTTAAGTTATAATACAAAAAAATATTGCTCAGATGTGCTCCAAATGGAAGTTATCACGCCCTTAAATTATATTGATTATGTGTATGATGAGGTAAAAGACAGAATTAAAACGGAATTGGATTGGCGAGATTATGGTGGAAAACATTATGAATCCGTCTGGACACGCTTTTATCAAGGTTATATTTTGCCTACAAAATTTAATATTGATAAAAGGAAAGCACATTTTTCTAATTTAATTTTTTCGGGTCAATTAAGTAAAACCGAAGCACTTAACAAACTAAATATACCAGGTTATCCACAAGATTTGCTACAAGCAGATTTTGACTTTGTAATTAAAAAATTTGGGCTTACAATAGAAAAATTTGAACAGATTATGAAGCTACCTAGGAGGGAACATACTGACTACGCTATTCAAAAAGGTTTTTTTGAAACCTATCCTGTTTTCAAAGGGTTAAAACCGATTATTAAGGCTATTCGTAAAGGGTTTTGAAGAAAATGTTGCAAGGGAAAAATATTTTGATAATATCACCCGAACCATGGAGTGATATGCATATTTCAAAACACCACTATGCTATCGAATTAACAATACGAGGCAATTTTGTTTTTTTCCTCAATCCCGTGAAAAATACGCCTAGTTTGAGCATAAAAATCCACCCCCACTTCAAAGTTAAAAACCTTTTCTTAATCAGTTTTTCTTGCATTATAACTTATCGTGCAAAATTTCACTTTCGCTGGCTATTCAATTTATTTTTACATACACAAATCAGGCGAATACTTCATAAAATAGGTCGAAAAATAGATATTGTTTGGGATTTTGATAGAGGGCATCTTTATCAAGACTATTCAATATTCAGGTCCGAATTGAATATTTTCCATCCAGTAGATCAAGGTAGTGAAACCTTACCTCCCCAAAAAAGGCCTGATGTCATTTTCTCTGTTTCATCTGAAATATTGG from Saprospiraceae bacterium encodes:
- a CDS encoding N-acetyl sugar amidotransferase; this translates as MKTLYDQAILEKDPIANHGRPYQQCSISVMDTIADPNITFDEKGISHYYYKYKEEESRFVLKGEAGQQKLKEAIEKIKSAGKSKAYDCILGLSGGVDSTYLCLLAKEKGLRPLVVHCDNGWNSELAQHNIEQTVNRLGFDLFTYVINWPEFRELQLSYLKASVVDIEVLTDHAFMAVLYEQARKWNIKYVLAGMNIVTEQVLPSHWIYNKGDSVNIKAIQKKHGSIPLKGLKSFPFLSYNTKKYCSDVLQMEVITPLNYIDYVYDEVKDRIKTELDWRDYGGKHYESVWTRFYQGYILPTKFNIDKRKAHFSNLIFSGQLSKTEALNKLNIPGYPQDLLQADFDFVIKKFGLTIEKFEQIMKLPRREHTDYAIQKGFFETYPVFKGLKPIIKAIRKGF